ACACCGCTTGACCTTGGCTGTTGGTCACTCCCGTCTCGGTGTCGAGGCTCGCTACATTGCCTGGACTTAGCGTCAACTTGAGGACTGAACCAACGGCTGGCTTGCCACTGTCATCGGTAGCTGTGACGGTGATGGCGTCTGTCGCGGCTCCGTTTGCGGTAAGCCACGAAGAAGCTGCGGAAACCTGCAACTTCGCGACGCGCGGTTGCACCGTGATGTTCATTTGCGTTGGCACACCTGCATAAGTTCCGGTTACCGTGTAAGTCCCTGGCACGGTGGCATGAAAGACCCCGGATGTGTCAATCGTCGCATCCCCGCTTCCGGAAACATTCCACGACACGAGGCCTGATGGTACAGCGGCGACGGTCTTTCCTGTCGTCCAGTTCAAGCTTAAGGAGTCTGTTTCCCCTGCAATCATTGTAGATTGCCCTTGAATCGAGAGCGGAAGCTGCCAGTTCCAAGCGTCATCATTCTGCCCGAAGCTGCTGCCAATGCCGAGCAAGGCTAGGGTCTGAAACACATTGCTGAAGTCTGCGTACGTGGTCGGGCGAGGACTTTCCCATTTTGACTCAACGAGTTTGGTAAACTGTGTCGTCACGGTTCCGTTCAAGGAAATACTTGCCGTTCCTTGCCCCATCACGGACGATGAAGACTGCGTTGGCAGCCAAGTCGGCGTGATGACGCTCAGATGAAGTCCGTCCCAAACGCTTTGAAAGCCGAGCCTATCGAGTACATGTTGAACATAATAGATGGGTACGCGCAGGGAGTTGCCTGACGTAAACGCCATCGGATTCGTCCACGGCGATCCGTTGACGTTCATCTCGATGCGGTGTGTCAACACCGAGGAAACGGGTTGGACGCGGATGCTGACGTTTCCAGTAATGTCGCTTCCTGCAGCTTTGGCGCCGGTAGAACTCCCTGTTCCCTGGTTTGAGGCGGATGTGGAAGTCAATGAGATTGTTTGCGGACCCGTCGTGTTAAACGTCACCCAAAAGGTATGTACCCCTTTGTCGGATGGCTGAAACGTGTAGTCTTTCGGCAATGCGGCCCATTCATCGGAACTGGTGAAATGGACGGTACCGGTATAGTTCGTTACGAGGGCGCTATTGCTATCTTCTGCAGTCACGATAATGGGGACAGATTGACTGACGTCTGCTACAGCTGAGGCGGAAACCGCGAAGCTGTGCACGCTGCTAACATTGATGGGAGCAAGAGCGGCTCCAGCATTCGTGGAGGTCGTGGATGTGGCCGCCCGCGCGATGGGACTGAGTCCAACTGCAGGCGCGCCACTGAGCACGGTGAAGGCAACAGCCGCTCCGGTCAACGACAATTTGGACATTTTCTTTGTCAAATTTGATACCACCTTAACCCTTCGTTTGATTCCCTTTGTGTCGGCGATAGTGACTCCCCATCTTCGTCTGATACAAATTCTAGCGAGGAGAATCGTATCGCAACACTATCTAAAGTTAGGGTCGGGTGAAAAACCTTACACGAAGACTTAGACGAAGACTTAGACGAAGGTCTAGACGAAGCGTTAGACGAAACCTTGGAAGAAGCCTTAGACGACCAAGAAACGGACCGATGAACGTTGCCGAGATTTCGAAGTTGTTCAATCTGCCGCCATCAACGGCCGCCGCGGCCTGTTTAACACATTCCATATAACTGAATCATCCTCGGATAGACGCTCCAGAATTTATGGAGTCTGGTTTAAAGGCTAACACGCATTCCTCGGGTTTTTGCTTTCGACCTCGCTGTATGGCGAATATGGAAACGCCTGCAATCACAATCAATGTACCAACCATCTGCGAAATCTGTATGGTTTCTCCCATCAGCAGGAACGCCAGAATTGCTGTGAAGATGGGGTTAAAGTTCAGGAAGATACCAGACTGGGTGCCACCGACGCGCTGTACCCCGATGTTCCAGAGAATCATGGCTACAACCGTGCCTCCAACGGCCGTATAAACGATGGAGCTCCAAAACGGTACGTTCAAGTTTTGAAACGAAAGCGTAGGCAGGTCAAACGGCAGCATGAAAAGTACACCAAGAGTTCCAGCCCAAAGTGTGGCTCCATATGCAGACACGTGTTTCACAGCAAAACGTCCAGCAACAGCATACAGTCCCCAACTGGCCACAGCAATGAGCATCAGCCATACACCAGTGTTCACTTGAAACTGAGCCAGATCACCCAAATGTCCCTTCGTTACCACAACAATCACGCCGAAAAGAGACACAAGCATACCTGCAATTTGCCGGATTCTTAACCGCTCTCGCAAAAAGATGAATGATGCGATGGCTATCGCTATTGGATTCAATGCTGAAATCAGCCCTACATTATCGGAAGTGGTATGCTGCAAGGCAAGGTACGTAAACAAGTTAAACGTGATTACACCCGTCAACGCCATCAACGCCAACGGAAAGAGAGCCCGAAGCGGCGGCAACAATTTTTTGTCTGCCACCCACGC
The Alicyclobacillus curvatus genome window above contains:
- a CDS encoding DMT family transporter, with translation MEALIQNTNTSKNNRKYYLLLVLTSLMWAGNFVTGKFLIGHTSALTITDLRWAIADVVLLPVAWVADKKLLPPLRALFPLALMALTGVITFNLFTYLALQHTTSDNVGLISALNPIAIAIASFIFLRERLRIRQIAGMLVSLFGVIVVVTKGHLGDLAQFQVNTGVWLMLIAVASWGLYAVAGRFAVKHVSAYGATLWAGTLGVLFMLPFDLPTLSFQNLNVPFWSSIVYTAVGGTVVAMILWNIGVQRVGGTQSGIFLNFNPIFTAILAFLLMGETIQISQMVGTLIVIAGVSIFAIQRGRKQKPEECVLAFKPDSINSGASIRG